From Mauremys mutica isolate MM-2020 ecotype Southern chromosome 15, ASM2049712v1, whole genome shotgun sequence, one genomic window encodes:
- the LOC123350425 gene encoding carnitine O-palmitoyltransferase 1, liver isoform-like yields the protein MAEAHQAVAFQFTVSPEGVDLRLSHAALKQVYLAGLRSWKKKITRLRNSLVTGVFPASPASWLVMAAAILASQASRLDPSMGLIGKIKEHLPASAYLSEPARAGLGALAFATLLWLGLVVTMRGALRALLCYHGWMGEEHGRPSHATKCWLALVKIFAGRRPMLYSYQASLPRLPVPPVSDTVQRYLESMRPLLSDSHFQRAAALGRDFERSLGPRLQWYLTLKSWWATNYVSDWWEEYVYLRGRGPLMVNSNYYAMDFLYVTPTPLQAARAGNVVHAVLLYRRLLNREQIKPLMIQGTLPMCSAQYERMFNTTRVPGVEADSLQHRRDSRHIAVFHAGRFFRVGLYHGGRLLGPRELQAQFQRILDDPAPPAPGEETLAALTAGPREPWARARRTYFGSGRNQDSLRAVEQAAFFLTLDTTEQGLLGPEPGRALDRYAKALLHGQCHDRWFDKSFTLIVFRNGKIGLNAEHSWADAPVMGHLWEYTLATDVFQLGYGADGHCKGELDPSIPPPQKLQWEIPEECRRVIQGSLRAAQALADDVDFHTFAFKDFGKGLIKKCRTSPDSFIQLALQLAHFRDKGKFCLTYEAAMTRLFREGRTETVRSCSIESCNFVRAMTDSAQSAAQRLALFRVAAAKHQTLYRRAMTGAGIDRHLFCLYVVSKYLGVDSPFLREVLSEPWGLSTSQTPIQQLELFDLKKHPDYISCGGGFGPVDDNGYGVSYIIIGEDLITFHVSCKFSSPETDAHRFGANIRTALLDLRALFNLPPK from the exons ATGGCGGAGGCTCACCAGGCCGTGGCCTTCCAGTTCACGGTCTCGCCCGAGGGGGTCGACCTGCGGCTCAGCCATGCGGCCCTGAAGCAGGTCTACCTGGCCGGCCTGCGCTCCTGGAAGAAGAAAATCACCCGGCTCCGG AACAGCCTGGTGACGGGCGTgttccccgccagcccggccagCTGGCTGGTCATGGCCGCAGCCATCCTGGCCAGCCAGGCCTCCCGCCTCGACCCCTCCATGGGGCTCATCGGCAAGATCAAGGAGCACCTGCCCGCCAG cgcGTACCTGTCGGAGCCggcccgggcggggctgggggctctggccttCGCCAccctgctgtggctggggctggTGGTGACCATGCGGGGGGCCCTGCGGGCTCTGCTCTGCTACCACGGCTGGATGGGCGAGGAGCACGGGCGCCCCTCCCACGCCACCAAGTGCTGGCTG GCGCTGGTGAAGATCTTTGCCGGCCGCAGGCCCATGCTGTACAGCTACCAGGCCTCCCTGCCACGGCTCCCCGTGCCCCCCGTCAGCGACACGGTGCAGCGG TACCTGGAGTCGATGCGCCCCCTGCTGTCGGACTCGCACTTCCAGCGCGCGGCCGCCCTGGGCCGGGACTTCGAGCGCTCGCTGGGCCCCCGGCTGCAGTGGTACCTGACCCTCAAGTCCTGGTGGGCCACCAACTAC GTGAGCGACTGGTGGGAAGAATACGTTTACCTGCGGGGCCGGGGCCCCCTGATGGTTAACAGCAACTACTACGCCATG gattTCCTGTACGTCACCCCGACCCCCCTGCAGGCCGCCCGGGCGGGGAACGTGGTTCATGCCGTGCTGCTCTACCGGCGGCTGCTGAACCGCGAGCAGATCaaaccg ctgatGATCCAGGGCACCCTGCCCATGTGCTCGGCGCAGTACGAACGCATGTTCAACACCACCCGTGTCCCTGGAGTGGAGGCAG aTTCGCTGCAGCACCGGCGGGACAGCCGGCACATCGCTGTTTTCCACGCCGGCCGCTTCTTCCGCGTGGGGCTGTACCATGGGGGGCGGCTGCTGGGCCCCCGCGAGCTGCAGGCCCAGTTCCAGCGGATCCTGGACGACCCCGCGCCCCCCGCGCCCGGCGAGGAGACCCTGGCCGCCCTGACCGCCGGGCCccg ggaGCCGTGGGCCCGGGCCCGCCGGACGTACTTCGGGTCGGGCCGGAACCAGGACTCGCTCCGGGCGGTGGAACAAGCTGCCTTTTTCCTGACGCTGGACACCACggagcaggggctgctgggccccgagccgggccgggcgctggatCGATACGCCAAGGCCCTGCTGCACGGGCAGTGCCACGACAG GTGGTTTGACAAATCCTTCACCCTGATCGTCTTCCGCAACGGCAAGATCGGCCTGAACGCGGAGCACTCCTGGGCCGACGCCCCCGTCATGGGCCACCTCTGGGAG TACACGCTGGCCACAGACGTCTTCCAGCTGGGCTACGGCGCGGACGGTCACTGCAAGGGGGAGCTGGACCCcagcatccccccaccccaaaaactgCAGTGGGAGATCCCCGAGgag tgccggcGGGTGATCCAGGGCTCCCTGCGGGCGGCCCAGGCCCTGGCCGACGACGTCGACTTCCACACGTTCGCCTTCAAGGACTTCGGCAAGGGGCTGATCAAGAAATGCCGCACCAGCCCCGACAGCTTCATccagctggccctgcagctggcgCACTTCCGG gaCAAAGGGAAGTTCTGCCTGACCTACGAGGCCGCCATGACGCGGCTGTTCCGCGAGGGGCGCACGGAGACCGTCCGCTCCTGCTCCATCGAGTCCTGCAACTTCGTCCGCGCCATGACGGACTCCGCCCAGAGC GCCGCCCAGCGCCTGGCCCTGTTCCGTGTGGCGGCCGCCAAGCACCAGACCCTGTACCGCCGGGCCATGACGGGCGCGGGCATCGACCGACACCTCTTCTGCCTCTACGTGGTCTCCAAGTACCTGGGCGTGGACTCCCCCTTCCTCAGGGAG GTGCTGTCAGAGCCGTGGGGCCTGTCAACCAGCCAGACCCCCATCCAGCAGCTCGAGCTCTTCGACCTCAAGAAGCACCCGGACTACATCTCCTGCGGGGGCGGCTTCGGGCCG GTGGACGATAACGGCTACGGGGTGTCGTACATCATCATCGGCGAAGACCTCATCACGTTTCACGTCTCCTGCAAGTTCTCTAGCCCTGAGACG GACGCTCACCGCTTCGGGGCCAACATCCGGACAGCTCTGCTCGACCTCCGGGCTCTCTTCAACCTGCCCCCCAAGTAG
- the LOC123350426 gene encoding testis-specific serine kinase substrate-like, with translation MANVVVKTIWQSKEINEAGDPPSGAETRAQSTRDLLGKAGPKPFPKKKKAVSFHGVEPPPASEAPPGHLNLKRSSACTNVSLLNLTGDDSESTDDGAGRGAAPLSPPLPSGDPAWSEDDTDPPTPLDMVNSGLVRAKDSVTSLKERASRVNRRVQSLQSECSMLCDNLERRRREAEDLEKYCTQLQESCHKVSQSVEDAEIKTNALKKSSVLLEEKLRTLQQQAQGGELGGQEPEQRAASEIAKPSQDTAGGSPTDLVGTPQGVQGREPGSALEESRQGAVLRTIERLGAQWEQGHQELQGRLDEAFSTATRTAQALSQLRPELEGLRQVKPLLEDVANQLRRLGALELHDRPPPSCASQGCVSAQSLGQMVERAVTPLLEELRHCGLPPTPCPACQRLQTKIRELEQDALETHARAETLSSNLRLAQDEALRAKTYVERVRLSPQEKPPGLDPLHARLSSLQAQLAQDGGPQPPAPPQPR, from the exons ATGGCCAACGTGGTGGTGAAAACCATCTGGCAGTCGAAGGAAATCAACGAAGCCGGAGACCCCCCCTCTGGGGCGGAGACCCGAGCCCAGAGCACCCGGGACCTGCTGGGCAAAGCCGGCCCCAAGCCCTTCCCCAAGAAGAAGAAAGCCGTGTCCTTCCATGG ggtggagccccccccagccagcgagGCCCCCCCCGGCCACCTGAACCTGAAGCGCTCCTCCGCCTGCACCAACGTCTCGCTGCTGAACCTGACGGGTGACGACTCTGAGTCCACGGACgacggggccgggcggggggccgcccccctcagcccccccctgccctccGGGGACCCTGCTTGGTCTGAGGATgacacagacccccccaccccactg GACATGGTGAACAGCGGTCTGGTGCGCGCCAAGGACTCCGTCACCAGCCTCAAGGAGCGGGCGTCCCGGGTCAACCGGCGGGTTCAGAGCCTCCAG agcgaGTGCTCGATGCTGTGTGACAACCTGGAGCGCCGGCGGAGGgaggccgaggacctggagaaaTACTGCACCCAGCTCCAG GAGAGTTGCCATAAGGTCAGCCAGTCGGTGGAAGATGCCGAGATCAAGACCAACGCGCTCAAGAAAAGCTCCGTCCTGCTGGAG gagaagCTGCGGACGCTGCAGCAGCAGGCGCAGGGCGGGGAGCTCGGCGGGCAGGAGCCGGAGCAGCGCGCGGCCTCAGAGATCGCCAAACCCAGCCAGGACACGGCGGGGGGCAGCCCCACAGACCTCGTTGGCACCccacagggggtgcagggcagggagccGGGCTCTGCGCTGGAGGAATccag gcagggggccgtGCTGCGGACGATCGAGCGGCTGGGGGCCCAGTGGGAACAGGGGcaccaggagctgcagggccggctGGACGAAGCCTTCAGCAC GGCGACTCGCACGGCCCAGGCCCTGAGCCAGCTCCGTCCCGAGCTCGAGGGGCTGCGGCAGGTCAAGCCGCTGCTGGAGGACGTGGCCAATCAGCTGCGGAGACTCGGGGCCCTGGAGCTGCACGAccggcccccccccagctgtgccag ccagggctgcgtCAGcgcccagagcctggggcagaTGGTGGAGCGCGCGGTGACGCCCCTGCTGGAGGAGCTGAGGCACTGCGGGCtccccccgaccccctgccccgcctgccagCGCCTGCAGACAAAGATCCGg gagctggagcaggacGCGTTGGAGACCCACGCACGAGCGGAGACCCTGAGCTCCAACCTGCGCCTGGCCCAGGACGAAGCCCTGAGAGCCAAGACCTACGTGGAGCGGGTGCGGCTCAGCCCCCA GGAGAAGCCCCCCGGCCTGGACCCCCTCCACGCCCGGCTCAGCTCCctgcaggcccagctggcccaggaCGGGGGGCCCCAGCCTCCGGCGCCGCCCCAGCCGCGCTGA